A stretch of the Phaeodactylum tricornutum CCAP 1055/1 chromosome 15, whole genome shotgun sequence genome encodes the following:
- a CDS encoding predicted protein translates to MVPRVYLVDGYQRCLWFQTMRDNKTYRSISLMSAEQTSLVSATSRDAVTRSIQYGSKGCFRFYPTNRPPPIIPNDQTSINASESRVLKLSVWSGTIQPALLALLGSFLAALLLLAWEDVTCSLVLPSRSRTSLPVNNVWAASTIRGMGFGASERAQIQQQLQDEAFSSTGTDSDIDSLLETSLLSYNEVMETHRTERVARWKSHPSNDNVDAIPSSIHVLVACWQQIATLRALANDYQWDTIRSQLRSAPWTDLEPAASSLRQYQYRTARVVVTKDDDVIGFDWGSCAWRHCGALADVVEASDELDTLLGVLEPLEANFCLDVMERSLRDMLTVLPWTLARPDDAAIYARLPTYQPHRVFDPEDELEEGEVDPRLDDAYLQALQDLRID, encoded by the coding sequence ATGGTCCCAAGGGTATACTTGGTCGATGGATACCAACGCTGCCTTTGGTTCCAGACGATGCGTGACAATAAAACCTACCGATCGATATCACTCATGTCGGCCGAGCAGACATCCCTCGTATCGGCAACGAGTCGTGACGCCGTCACTCGATCGATCCAATACGGCTCGAAAGGTTGTTTCCGATTCTACCCGACAAACAGACCTCCCCCCATCATACCAAATGATCAGACGAGTATCAATGCTTCCGAATCTCGAGTGCTAAAGCTATCGGTCTGGTCTGGAACAATACAACCCGCGTTGCTGGCCCTCTTGGGGTCCTTTCTAGCGGCGCTACTACTCCTCGCTTGGGAAGATGTCACCTGTTCCTTGGTACTACCCTCCCGTTCCCGAACCTCACTTCCCGTCAACAACGTTTGGGCCGCATCAACCATTCGTGGCATGGGTTTTGGTGCCTCCGAACGAGCCCAGATTCAACAACAGCTACAAGACGAAGCTTTCTCTTCGACCGGGACCGACTCGGACATCGATTCGTTGCTGGAAACGTCCTTGCTTTCGTACAACGAAGTCATGGAAACCCACCGCACCGAACGTGTCGCTCGCTGGAAATCACACCCTAGCAATGACAACGTCGACGCAATTCCGTCCTCGATTCACGTTCTCGTCGCATGCTGGCAGCAAATTGCGACTCTCCGTGCTTTGGCCAACGACTACCAGTGGGATACGATTCGGTCCCAACTCCGGTCCGCACCCTGGACTGACCTGGAACCGGCCGCCTCGAGTTTGCGCCAATACCAGTACCGCACCGCGCGTGTGGTCGTTACCAAGGATGACGACGTCATTGGCTTCGACTGGGGCTCCTGTGCCTGGCGACACTGCGGCGCCCTCGCCGATGTCGTGGAAGCGTCCGACGAACTCGACACCCTGCTCGGTGTATTGGAACCACTCGAGGCTAACTTTTGTTTGGACGTCATGGAGCGGAGTTTGCGCGATATGCTGACCGTTTTGCCCTGGACACTGGCGCGACCGGACGACGCCGCCATTTACGCACGGTTGCCCACCTATCAACCGCACCGTGTATTCGATCCAGAAgacgaattggaagaagGGGAAGTTGACCCACGACTAGACGATGCATACTTGCAAGCCTTGCAAGATCTGCGTATTGACTAA
- a CDS encoding predicted protein: MGSFIGLGQLAWYPDPYRYDMKNRAIPKALDLRYMIRGLRSPALWGALVCSTFSITECVMEQLRDESHDSTWVNATVGGAAAGIVVGSMTRRIDIMAVSALGFGVAMGMVEYNGHFITNQPNLNRRERMAEKIKNQPQDKTPAPGTVAGLKEQYPEYKDL, encoded by the coding sequence ATGGGTTCGTTCATTGGCTTGGGACAGCTTGCTTGGTATCCCGACCCTTACCGCTACGACATGAAGAACAGAGCTATTCCCAAAGCTCTAGATTTGCGTTATATGATCCGAGGCCTCCGAAGCCCAGCTCTCTGGGGTGCTCTAGTCTGCTCGACCTTCTCCATAACCGAATGTGTGATGGAGCAGCTTCGTGATGAATCTCACGACTCTACTTGGGTCAACGCGACTGTAGGTGGAGCGGCTGCCGGAATCGTCGTGGGTAGCATGACCCGTCGCATCGATATTATGGCAGTTTCGGCCCTCGGTTTCGGCGTCGCAATGGGCATGGTGGAATACAATGGTCACTTTATCACCAATCAGCCAAACCTGAATAGACGTGAACGGATGGCGGAGAAGATAAAGAATCAACCGCAGGACAAAACGCCCGCTCCGGGCACGGTGGCTGGATTGAAAGAGCAGTACCCAGAATACAAAGACTTGTAG
- a CDS encoding predicted protein: MTQILILTALLAVMAEALTFSRSDMTGNNFAGDILTFKDRLYVPYGPDLISDPPQTDQPWTGFGYGLGATEHWAYDHKEKYIYSQSEAGGYVTIIDYNALPGVVTPYSMNVGGRNVDVRDIVVCSEEGLLFLTLTDRSKVLMYETVKRSSPGTPTLLSEIDAGNSPDAMKLSNDCSILAVANQNEGTSVLNQGAVTLVTNFRSASGPETKTVLLNTFTDEYLLGREVHMPLTRNAMIYWNAELGLGWDTPNGLIDQYNPALAFDPEFLAFNNDGTELYLNLQQNSAMVRISTATGTALSVDGYGLKDLTAGSGADIVKDGECKLVTNPCLFLARSPDGIATVEYEGVNYVLLAEEGSDFDLGDYEEKADSNDIFQGNGTFAYSNFTFDASFFAEGDSSAGCSANFNAECESNDLPWCSNFELTVGSSAVDYTDPTAPKMNRIVGFGGRGISIFRVPSNVQQQITMVWESGSEFEERTCADFPWANNALTDEEFAPICTDSNQDFECARWILVSNDDREGINESTGACPMGSTVDTKAQQDGLGVETVVVGIACDHLVALGCGENNAMCFLYDISDIESPVHLKTFNLSPSSRNRNPEQSYLDDLGDIDAETIQFIYPGQSPTGKSGFIFGGAISGTLSFWEFECASEETAQSGSGGGQSQELSDSDESLEGGAIAGIVIGSVVGLALLAVIALRAMGGNKKEIDTGKTGSSDHTETVDGLA; encoded by the exons ATGACGCAAATCTTGATCTTGACTGCCCTCCTTGCCGTCATGGCAGAGGCTCTCACATTCTCTCGCAGTGACATGACAGGGAACAATTTTGCGGGCGATATTTTGACATTCAAAGATCGTCTCTACGTCCCTTACGGTCCAGATTTGATTTCTGATCCCCCACAGACGGACCAACCTTGGACGGGATTTGGCTACGGATTGGGAGCAACGGAGCATTGGGCGTACGATCATAAGGAGAAGTACATTTATTCCCAAAGCGAAGCTGGTGGCTACGTAACAATTATTGATTACAACGCTTTGCCAGGAGTAGTGACACCTTATAGTATGAATGTTGGTGGACGCAATGTTGACGTGCGAGATATTGTCGTCTGTTCAGAAGAGGGACTACTCTTTCTGACGCTTACTGATCGAAGCAAGGTGCTTATGTATGAAACCGTGAAACGGAGCTCCCCCGGAACCCCAACGTTGCTCTCTGAGATTGATGCCGGAAACTCTCCAGATGCCATGAA GCTCTCGAACGATTGCAGTATACTTGCAGTTGCAAACCAGAACGAGGGAACCTCAGTTTTAAATCAAGGCGCTGTCACTTTGGTGACCAATTTTCGTTCAGCAAGTGGACCCGAAACAAAAACTGTGCTGCTCAATACCTTTACGGATGAGTACCTGTTGGGTCGTGAAGTGCACATGCCGTTGACACGAAATGCCATGATATACTGGAATGCCGAGCTCGGATTGGGCTGGGATACTCCAAATGGTCTGATTGATCAATACAATCCAGCCCTTGCGTTCGACCCTGAATTCTTGGCGTTTAACAACGACGGCACGGAGCTTTATCTAAATCTTCAACAAAACTCTGCAATGGTCCGCATCAGTACCGCTACCGGTACTGCTTTGTCCGTTGATGGATATGGCCTTAAAGATCTCACCGCCGGATCCGGTGCTGATATTGTCAAAGACGGCGAGTGCAAGCTTGTGACCAATCCTTGTCTTTTCCTCGCACGTTCACCGGACGGTATTGCGACCGTAGAGTACGAAGGCGTCAACTATGTACTATTGGCTGAGGAGGGAAGTGACTTTGATCTTGGTGACTATGAAGAAAAGGCTGACTCGAACGATATCTTTCAAGGCAATGGAACTTTTGCGTATTCTAATTTTACCTTCGATGCGTCTTTCTTCGCGGAAGGTGACTCCAGCGCTGGTTGCTCCGCTAATTTCAATGCGGAGTGTGAAAGCAACGATCTTCCTTGGTGCTCCAACTTTGAACTTACAGTTGGATCGTCAGCTGTCGACTATACAGACCCAACTGCTCCCAAGATGAACCGCATCGTTGGGTTTGGAGGGCGAGGAATCTCAATCTTTCGAGTACCATCTAACGTTCAGCAGCAAATTACGATGGTGTGGGAGTCCGGCTCCGAGTTTGAGGAGCGTACCTGCGCCGACTTTCCGTGGGCGAACAACGCTCTTACGGACGAAGAGTTTGCTCCCATTTGTACCGATTCAAACCAAGACTTTGAGTGCGCTCGTTGGATTCTTGTTTCCAACGACGATCGGGAGGGCATCAACGAAAG CACTGGTGCATGTCCGATGGGATCAACAGTGGATACAAAGGCGCAGCAAGACGGCCTAGGCGTCGAAACAGTTGTTGTCGGAATTGCATGTGACCATCTCGTTGCTCTGGGTTGTGGCGAGAACAATGCGATGTGCTTTCTATACGACATATCCGACATTGAGTCTCCGGTCCATCTCAAAACTTTCAACTTGAGCCCGTCATCTCGCAATAGAAACCCCGAACAGTCTTATCTCGACGATCTTGGTGATATTGATGCTGAAACGATCCAGTTTATTTATCCCGGCCAGAGCCCTACCGGAAAGTCTGGATTTATATTTGGCGGTGCCATTAGTGGTACCCTCTCTTTCTGGGAGTTTGAGTGCGCTAGCGAAGAAACCGCTCAAAGCGGCTCTGGTGGTGGGCAGAGCCAAGAGTTAAGTGACAGCGACGAGAGTTTGGAAGGCGGGGCGATCGCAGGAATAGTGATTGGATCGGTTGTCGGCTTGGCTTTGCTTGCTGTCATTGCCTTGAGGGCCATGGGAGGAAACAAGAAAGAAATAGACACGGGCAAAACAGGCAGTAGCGACCATACCGAGACCGTAGATGGTCTAGCTTAA
- a CDS encoding predicted protein, whose amino-acid sequence MAANGGSRPNFAAMEMESNGRSSRRDMKPMPVQSSSGSTSHPLDQLCMFLKLHLEYYPRLATALVLSIIGLLFYMFVKSFQTPMYRNRLSHDYTKIELDYNFKASQLDHWCLFGGDDACQCEDFTETISREEQQGWLPAHEANKKRIQQNVDYDVVFFGDETTEEWNGYWYNKPSQDGHLIRKYWNETFTSAGGGELEGLALGIAGDSTANLLWRMQHGELPQSLNSKVFWLLIGTNDLSRGGCSEEATVLGILRTVEEIAFSNPGSVVVIQGILPRSSRQNGSLEKVGGRAHHLFEWHHSETFKANQARRHFLLWPSIQKINQQLATFCKEHDHLVYFDVDSLFLGTLGNDHYTAKSQQIVSDLMPDYVHLSVEGHRVLGNAILRELQRIIFEDDERNDVE is encoded by the exons ATGGCAGCAAACGGTGGAAGCAGGCCGAACTTTGCCGCTATGGAAATGGAAAGCAACGGTAGGTCGTCTCGGCGCGACATGAAACCCATGCCGGTTCAATCTTCTTCCGGTTCGACGAGTCATCCACTAGATCAGCTATGTATGTTCCTAAAGCTGCATTTGGAGTACTATCCGCGCCTTGCGACAGCTCTAGTCCTATCCATCATCGGACTACTTTTCTACATGTTCGTAAAGTCTTTTCAAACGCCTATGTATAGGAACCGACTCTCGCACGATTATACCAAAATCGAATTGGACTACAACTTCAAAGCATCGCAGTTAGATCATTGGTGTTTGTTT GGTGGAGACGACGCCTGTCAATGCGAAGACTTTACCGAAACGATCTCGCGAGAGGAACAACAAGGCTGGCTACCCGCTCATGAAGCCAACAAAAAACGTATTCAACAAAATGTTGACTACGATGTGGTTTTCTTTGGGGACGAGACGACGGAAGAATGGAACGGCTACTGGTATAACAAACCAAGCCAGGATGGCCACTTAATTCGCAAATACTGGAATGAAACCTTTACCAGCGCCGGTGGAGGTGAATTGGAAGGTCTGGCCTTGGGTATTGCCGGTGATTCAACAGCCAATTTATTGTGGAGAATGCAACACGGCGAACTGCCGCAGTCGCTGAACTCCAAGGTTTTCTGGCTACTTATTGGAACAAACGATTTATCCCGGGGTGGCTGCTCTGAAGAAGCGACTGTCTTGGGTATTCTCCGGACGGTAGAAGAGATTGCCTTCAGCAACCCCGGTTCGGTGGTGGTCATTCAGGGCATTTTGCCACGATCGTCGCGGCAAAATGGGAGCCTGGAGAAAGTTGGAGGTCGAGCGCATCATCTCTTTGAATGGCATCATTCAGAGACTTTTAAGGCTAATCAGGCTCGCCGCCACTTCTTACTCTGGCCTTCTATTCAGAAAATCAATCAGCAATTGGCTACATTCTGCAAAGAACACGACCACCTAGTTTACTTCGATGTCGACTCGTTGTTTCTGGGAACCCTGGGCAACGACCACTATACGGCAAAGTCGCAACAGATTGTTTCGGATCTTATGCCGGACTATGTTCATCTTTCGGTGGAGGGACACCGAGTCCTGGGGAATGCCATTTTGCGTGAGCTACAGCGGATCATcttcgaagatgacgaacgCAACGATGTCGAATAA
- a CDS encoding predicted protein, translating to MQGGQQHNAAQTEVLSLTAASRAQQEVHQAMLLDLEAKKIAASLDVPTLPEQVRAALREMGQPVRLFGENLADVRQRLREAMAHQKVSLDAASLFKEEDLTGQRGANERYEEEVTKYTRAEQELIEARQAIANFSLKRAGARLERERRLRLQANRRKRKIDEKPGTSTEVDVLDESCHKMYQSIQMMALQGSQYGDSRVVSCISAQTLDGIPVVATGGWTGSVQLWDGSSSALEILGGKTMCHEDRIMGLDTMKVNEDLAIMATTSIDLTAKLYRVQSAHTQAVLHGHQSRLCRAAFHPMQRHVATTSFDHTWRLWDIETSQNILLQDGHWKECYGVGFHPDGSLCATTDFGGIVQVWDLRTGKSIKHFLGHAKRVLNAIFHPNGFQLATAGDDGTIKIWDLRRRKLAASLPAHSNVVTKLQFDASGEYLASSSYDGTARLWGCRDWKMLRQLQAHEGKLSGIEILGSNSILTCGFDKTLKLWQ from the exons ATGCAAGGAGGTCAACAACACAATGCTGCTCAAACGGAGGTGCTCAGTTTGACGGCCGCGAGTCGAGCCCAGCAAGAAGTCCACCAAGCCATGCTACTGGATCTGGAGGCTAAGAAAATTGCGGCTTCCTTGGATGTGCCCACGCTGCCGGAACAAGTGCGCGCCGCTTTGCGAGAAATGGGACAGCCCGTCCGTTTGTTCGGAGAAAATTTGGCCGATGTGCGCCAGCGCTTGCGCGAAGCCATGGCGCATCAAAAAGTCTCACTGGATGCGGCGTCGCTCTTTAAGGAAGAAGATCTGACTGGGCAACGCGGAGCAAATGAAAGATACGAAGAAGAGGTGACAAAATACACCCGTGCGGAGCAGGAGTTGATTGAGGCTCGTCAAGCGATTGCCAATTTTTCATTGAAACGGGCGGGGGCGCGACTGGAACGGGAACGCCGACTCCGCTTGCAAGCGAACCGGCGCAAGCGTAAAATTGACGAAAAACCCGGCACCAGTACGGAAGTGGACGTGCTCGATGAATCCTGTCACAAAATGTACCAATCCATTCAGATGATGGCCCTGCAGGGTTCTCAGTATGGTGATAGCCGTGTTGTGAGCTGCATCAGCGCACAAACTTTGGATGGGATTCCCGTCGTTGCAACTGGGGGTTGGACTGGAAGCGTTCAGTTATGGGATGGAAGTTCCTCCGCGCTTGAGATCTTAGGGGGCAAGACCATGTGCCACGAAGACCGGATTATGGGCTTGGATACAATGAAAGTAAACGAAGACCTGGCAATTATGGCAACAACGTCCATCGATTTGACTGCTAAGTTGTACCGTGTGCAGAGCGCTCACACT CAAGCGGTCTTACACGGTCATCAATCCCGATTATGCCGAGCAGCTTTTCATCCGATGCAACGACATGTCGCAACCACCAGTTTTGATCATACCTGGCGTTTATGGGATATTGAAACTAGCCAGAATATTCTGCTCCAAGATGGTCATTGGAAGGAGTGTTACGGTGTTGGTTTCCATCCAGACGGCAGTCTATGTGCCACGACTGATTTCGGCGGAATCGTACAGGTCTGGGATTTGAGGACTGGCAAGTCTATTAAACACTTTCTGGGGCATGCGAAGCGTGTGCTAAACGCTATTTTTCACCCGAACGGCTTTCAATTGGCCACGGCCGGTGACGACGGTACGATCAAGATTTGGGATCTGCGAAGGCGGAAACTGGCTGCATCCTTGCCAGCGCATTCCAACGTGGTAACCAAACTACAGTTTGATGCGTCCGGTGAATATCTGGCGTCGTCTTCCTATGATGGGACGGCACGGTTGTGGGGCTGCCGTGATTGGAAAATGTTGCGCCAGCTGCAGGCCCATGAAGGCAAGCTATCGGGAATAGAAATTCTAGGCAGCAACTCCATTCTAACCTGTGGATTTGACAAGACGCTCAAACTGTGGCAGTAA
- a CDS encoding predicted protein — protein sequence MTTRPKILLLGDSLTQTSFEGWSGKLADVFQRRADVVNRGYSGYNTEFYLHLDTVWNELLVNVQLAVVWFGANDAGLPDLAAHHHVPLERYRENLNTILNRLQVQFKPPRIILITPPPVHHEQRLAHQVQRYGEKATGELERTLEQTRKYALACQRVASEKKLPCLNLFDLMHSEADFGRFFHDGLHFSKKGHEFVANALLRAIQEHFASFAVVPDPYTSQWCNSGSHCESLSSQGPYHDQIDHSDIGKAFPL from the coding sequence ATGACTACACGTCCCAAAATTTTGCTGTTAGGTGACTCTCTCACGCAGACGTCCTTCGAAGGATGGAGTGGAAAACTTGCGGACGTCTTTCAACGACGTGCTGACGTCGTTAACCGCGGATACTCTGGTTACAATACAGAATTCTACCTTCACTTGGACACAGTGTGGAACGAGTTGTTAGTAAACGTCCAGTTGGCAGTTGTCTGGTTCGGCGCAAACGACGCGGGGCTGCCTGACTTGGCCGCCCATCACCACGTTCCATTGGAACGATATCGAGAAAATTTGAACACAATTCTCAATCGCCTTCAAGTTCAATTTAAGCCACCACGAATTATTCTTATCACACCGCCACCAGTCCATCACGAGCAGCGGCTAGCGCACCAAGTGCAACGTTATGGCGAGAAAGCAACGGGAGAGCTGGAACGAACTCTTGAGCAAACAAGAAAATACGCTTTGGCCTGCCAACGGGTCGCCTCAGAAAAAAAATTGCCCTGTTTAAACTTATTCGACCTGATGCATTCTGAAGCCGACTTTGGTCGATTCTTCCACGACGGTCTtcatttttccaaaaaaggaCACGAATTCGTTGCAAACGCACTACTACGCGCTATCCAGGAGCATTTTGCGTCATTTGCTGTGGTTCCAGATCCGTACACAAGCCAATGGTGCAACTCGGGCTCACATTGTGAGTCACTCTCATCCCAAGGTCCGTATCATGACCAAATTGACCACTCAGATATCGGGAAAGCGTTCCCCCTGTAA
- a CDS encoding predicted protein, which produces MSKGLLIAIVATVVLITAIVIPVAILVPKSKDEAAVITTGRSGSWSFVSGTSAPTIAATTALPVAPPSSFPSINPGIEDVMTSEYISAPPSIYRTTAVPTIVPSMDAPSTLPSILASLVPPSGAPSDRRLLRPSSRPSDVPSNSPTDFPATVSWPLPDVDPHYTFTLKMHWKPWYFWQEEGYERKWCLECTRCQNVTASESGTSVCRDENPNVFDCQAGDQLWLQTCNEDLTGHQGNAEFRVLRHDDGDQLQVVGTNFCVTLVRPRFMNLQQCQVGNALQLWEGFTTDKPFALHPKHNMELCASQHHHPKASELLFASGCDLAYKWNTALWETISVLRNF; this is translated from the coding sequence ATGTCGAAGGGCCTTCTGATTGCAATCGTAGCGACTGTGGTACTCATCACGGCAATTGTGATTCCAGTGGCGATTCTGGTACCAAAGAGCAAGGACGAAGCCGCTGTCATCACCACCGGTCGTAGTGGATCCTGGTCGTTCGTAAGTGGGACATCAGCCCCCACGATAGCAGCGACCACAGCTCTTCCAGTCGCACCTCCAAGCAGTTTTCCGTCAATAAATCCTGGCATAGAAGATGTTATGACTTCCGAATATATTTCGGCTCCGCCTTCCATATATCGCACGACCGCAGTACCGACGATAGTACCTTCGATGGACGCCCCCTCTACCTTACCTAGCATCTTGGCATCCCTGGTCCCACCTTCTGGAGCACCCTCAGACCGACGCCTACTTCGACCCTCCTCCCGACCGTCCGATGTACCATCAAATTCTCCTACAGACTTCCCCGCGACTGTATCCTGGCCGCTCCCAGACGTGGATCCACACTATACTTTTACACTGAAAATGCATTGGAAGCCGTGGTACTTCTGGCAAGAGGAGGGATACGAGCGTAAATGGTGCTTGGAATGCACGCGCTGTCAAAACGTCACTGCTTCAGAATCAGGCACAAGCGTTTGCAGAGACGAGAATCCAAATGTGTTTGACTGCCAGGCAGGCGACCAACTTTGGCTTCAAACATGTAACGAGGATCTCACGGGACATCAAGGCAACGCTGAATTTCGAGTTCTTCGCCATGACGATGGTGATCAATTGCAGGTTGTCGGAACGAATTTTTGCGTTACACTTGTCCGACCCCGTTTCATGAATCTACAGCAGTGCCAGGTCGGGAATGCACTTCAGCTATGGGAAGGTTTTACGACTGATAAGCCATTTGCCTTGCATCCGAAACACAATATGGAATTGTGCGCGTCCCAGCATCATCACCCTAAAGCGAGCGAACTGTTGTTCGCCTCGGGTTGCGACCTAGCCTATAAATGGAACACTGCGTTGTGGGAAACCATTTCGGTGCTTAGAAATTTTTGA
- a CDS encoding predicted protein → MMHWEREYFWQEEYTERAWCMECVKCEELSGAEGNSGCRDSNSNSFDCDSEDQLWLQDCGGRSKGTAVFTIVRHDSSDQIRVQGSDLCLTLVRPRFINLQPCDEADILQRFRGFDRNQPFDLRPVLNDEGCLTQSHHPRAGEVVFNGGCELAYFWNTALWDAIPA, encoded by the coding sequence ATGATGCACTGGGAGCGCGAATACTTCTGGCAAGAAGAATACACGGAGCGTGCGTGGTGTATGGAATGCGTGAAATGTGAGGAACTCTCGGGCGCCGAGGGCAACTCCGGATGTCGTGATAGCAACTCGAACagctttgactgtgacagtgaggaTCAGCTCTGGTTGCAGGACTGTGGTGGTCGATCCAAGGGTACTGCGGTCTTTACTATTGTGCGCCACGACTCGTCGGATCAGATTCGTGTGCAGGGATCGGATCTGTGCCTCACGCTGGTGCGTCCGCGATTCATCAACCTGCAGCCCTGTGACGAGGCTGACATTCTGCAACGTTTCCGAGGCTTTGACCGCAATCAGCCATTTGACTTGCGCCCAGTACTGAACGACGAAGGCTGCCTTACGCAGTCACATCATCCTAGAGCTGGCGAAGTCGTCTTTAATGGTGGTTGTGAATTGGCTTACTTTTGGAATACTGCACTCTGGGATGCCATTCCCGCCTAG
- a CDS encoding predicted protein, giving the protein MSGNTNDDYFSEPDEDDDDEIDFVPGAEEDDDDDEDEALLLLDGELSLDSNQKLRYRGEGFRLESSLPIPWNVLDIRAAQSFKGSATQNRTLEFVMMGPCDLHPSQGKPTPRTMQVTLTLQDAKSSVSILNRKGKTVGTQEGNEEEDLTPESKASSVSYNIYGIQQDANGGDLLEFQGAFAPVSIESNVDNGTSIALVCRVRLLPPAPAAVTTAATSPAAAVGSTAKDSSDEDFDDADDEVDYDELIALHEDAGLSVDDLRKRYHEGDGGTTTTESPSKRSRQPAAQFSSSQPENDDDGDDDFGF; this is encoded by the coding sequence ATGTCGGGGAATACAAACGACGACTACTTCTCCGAGccggacgaagacgatgacgacgaaatcGACTTTGTACCGGGAGccgaagaggacgatgatgatgacgaggacgaagcgCTTCTGCTACTCGACGGAGAATTATCACTGGATTCGAATCAAAAACTCCGTTACCGAGGAGAAGGCTTTCGATTAGAATCCAGTTTACCCATTCCGTGGAATGTGTTGGATATTAGAGCAGCACAATCGTTCAAAGGCTCAGCGACGCAGAACCGAACCCTGGAATTCGTCATGATGGGACCGTGCGATCTGCATCCAAGCCAAGGAAAACCCACACCGCGGACGATGCAAGTCACTTTGACGTTACAAGACGCCAAGTCCTCCGTGTCGATCCTCAATAGAAAGGGGAAAACAGTTGGGACGCAGgaaggaaatgaagaagaggatctTACACCTGAGTCGAAGGCATCGTCCGTGAGTTATAACATCTACGGCATTCAACAAGACGCAAACGGCGGTGATTTGCTCGAATTCCAGGGTGCTTTTGCTCCCGTCTCCATTGAAAGTAATGTAGACAATGGAACATCCATTGCTTTGGTGTGTCGAGTAAGACTACTCCCACCTGCGCCAGCAGCAGTAACCACCGCAGCAACGTCGCCGGCGGCCGCCGTCGGCTCCACAGCCAAAGATAGTAgcgacgaagatttcgacgacgcggacgacgaagtcgaTTATGATGAACTGATTGCTCTACATGAAGACGCCGGTCTTTCGGTTGATGATTTGCGAAAACGGTATCATGAAGGTGATGGTGGAACAACGACTACCGAAAGTCCCAGCAAACGCTCCAGGCAGCCCGCTGCGCAATTCTCATCATCTCAACCAGAGAACGATgatgatggcgacgacgattttGGGTTTTGA